The sequence TCAGGAAGAACACTCCTTCCGAGACACCTCTCACTCTTATTACATCTTTTTCAGGAAAAAACAGGATGTTTTATGAATCTGTGGGGTGTATAAAGGACAGTGAAGGCACGGTGTACGCGGAAGGCTTCGGACAGTTTATCGCTGTTCCGGCGGACAGAATGGACGAGACCATGAATTACCTCCGTATGGATCCTTCACTTACATACCACCCCGTTTTTATTAAAATTTATGAAAACTGGAAATCGGGGCAAGGGGGCTGAACATGCTTAAAATACTTGTCAACGGAGTCACTCTGGGACTCATCAAGGGTGACATCACCGAAACAGACACGGACGCCATAGTTAATGCGGCAAACACAAACCTTAAGCTCGGAACCGGCGTTGCCGGAGCCATAAAAGCCAAGGGCGGCGAAAGCATACAGAAGGAATGCGACGCTATAGGCTACTGCCCGCTGGGTTCTGCGGTTATCACAGGCGGCGGTGATCTGAAGGTGAAGTTTGTTATACACGCTGTCGGTCCCAGATACGGCATAGACCCCGCACCGGATAAAAACCTTTACGGCGCTGTTTTCTCAAGCCTCATGACAGCGGAGACAAAAGGACTCACCTCTATTTCTCTGCCTGCTATATCAATGGGGATCAACGGGTTTCCTGAGGATGAGGCAGCGGGGATAATCATAAAGGCTATAACCGATTTTGCGGAGCATTCGCCCGAAACTCTTAAAAAGATAGTTATATGTCTCTTCTCCGATAAAGATCTGGCAATATTTGAAAAGGCGGCGGCGAAGAAGTCCTGAGCATTTGTCGGTAAGTGTGCCTTTTTTCCTCTTTTCTGTACGGAATAAATGTGCTATTTGATTTTTATTATTAGATGATTTCGTATTTCTAAGAGGGTGCGGTGACAAGAGACAACAAAATGTATTTCTTCCTGTTTCTTCTTACCGTTGCATCTATAATCGGTTTGCAGACATGGCAGACTCTTTTTAACAACTTCGCTGTGGAACAGGCTGGCGTAAACGGCTATCAGATGGGCGTTATCCAGTCAGTCAGGGAAATTCCCGGCTTCCTTGCGCTTCTGGTGATTTATGTAATAAGGTTCATACCGGAGCATAAACTCGGAGCGTTTTCAATAATCTTCCTCGGCATAGGCGTGGGGCTCACCGGATTCATGCCAACTTATTACGGGCTGATATTCACCACCATTGTCATGTCCTTTGGCTTCCACTATTACGAAACAGTGAACCAGTCACTCACTTTGCAGTATTTCACCAAGCAGGAAACGCCTCTTGTTCTCAGCAGATTCAGAAGCATCTCCGCCGCATGCAGCATCATTGTCGGCGTGATTGTAATGGGCATGCTTAAGGTGTTCGACTATAAAACCATCTACCTGCTTGTGGGTGTTTTTCTCACTGCGGGCGGCGTTTACTGCCTTTTCATAGACCCCACGAAGCAGAATATGCCCGTTCAGCGCAAAAGCATGTTTATGCGCAAAAAATACTGGCTGTATTATGTGCTTACGTTCCTTGCGGGAGCGAGAAGGCAAATTTTTGTGGCGTTCTCCGTTTTTCTCATGGTGGAGAAGTTCGGGTTCTCAGCATTTGTCATAGCCATGCTTTTTGTTGTGAACAACGCAGTGAACTATTTCCTTAACCCAATGATAGGTAAGGCGATAAATAAATTCGGCGAGAGGGGCGTGCTCTCGCTGGAATATGTGAGCCTGATTGGTGTTTTTCTCGCTTACGCCTATGTGGACAATAAATGGATAATAGCAGTTATGTATATACTGGATCACATATTTTTCAATTTTTCAGTGGCTATAAGAACCTTCTTCCAGAAGATAGGCGATTCCGGAGACATAGCGCCTACAATGGCGATCGGCTTCACTATCAATCACATAGCGGCAGTTGTGATTCCTCTTATCGGCGGGCTTCTGTGGATGCTGGACTATCGTATACCCTTTGTGGCGGGCGCTGTTCTCGCCTTTGTTTCACTGGTGTTTACTCAGCTTATCGACAGAGACCTGAAGCTGAAAGAGCAGGCGTGAGAATTTCATTCTCCTATATTGAAATTTCTTTGAATTTTTCATAATTATTATTGTCTTGTAAAAACCAGAGGCATGTTTTAGATTCGGACTGCATACGGCGGATTCTCTTGAAGAGTTTCTGCCGTTGGGTTATTCTGGAATAACAGAAGTAAATTTTACATAATTATCAGACTCCATGGATGGAGTCACGCCGTGCGTAGCGAAGCCGTGTTTATCACGGCGCGAGCGTGTATGTAAAATTTATATGGATGGTAAATTTTACATAATTATCAGACTCCATGGATGGAGTCACGCCGTGCGTAGCGAAGCCGTGTTTATCACGGCGCGAGCGTGTATGTAAAATTTATATGGATGGTAAATTTTACATAATTATCAGACTCCATGGATGGAGTCACGCCGTGCGTAGCGAAGCCGTGTTTATCACGGCGCGAGCGTGTATGTAAAATTTATATGGATGGTAAATTTTACATAATTATATAAAGGAGTTGTAAAAGTATGAGAACATCAAACCCTATGCTTACGGACAAAGCGTTTGAGAAAGCGGCAGCCGCCGCCAGAGGCGAAAGAGTGGCTGCCTCAACTGCGACTTACACCAGAGGCGAAAGCGGGGGTTCACTGGGGACAGCCGCCACAAGATTTGATGATGCGATGACAATAAGAGGAACGGTCAACAAGACATTCCTTCTCACCGTCATTCTGCTTATCGCAGGCTATATTCCGTGGAATATGGCAGTCAGCGGGAACGTGAAGTATCTCTATCCGCTGATGATCGGCGGAATTATCGGCGGGCTTATAGTAGCTGTTGTCACAACCTTCAAAAAGGAATATTCCGCAATAACCGCACCGCTTTACGCCGCTCTTCAGGGGCTTGCCGTAGGCGGAATCTCCATTATGTTCGAGATGCGCTACCCCGGCATAGTGCTTCAGGCGGTTATGCTCACCGTGGCTGTTCTGGTTGCTCTGCTTCTTGCTTACACAAGCGGATATATTAAGGCGACAGAGAACTTTAAGCTCGGCGTTGTGGCTGCGACAGGCGGAATTATGATTCTGTATCTGGCAAGCTTTATACTCGGCTTTTTCGGAATACAGATGAACTTCATGCACGATTCCAGCCCCCTGAGCATAGGTATAAGCATTGTGGTGGTTATCATTGCCGCTCTTAACCTCGTGCTTGACTTCGACTTTATCGAAAACGGAGCGGAAGCGGGCGCGCCGAAGTATATGGAATGGTATGCCGCCTTCGGTCTGATGGTAACCTTGATCTGGCTGTATATCGAGATACTGAGACTCCTTGCCAAGCTTCAGGACAGGAAGTAGTTTTGCTTGTAGCAAAAGACGGTGCGGAGTACATCTGCGCCGTTGACGACAGCGATATTTTACAAATAACATCCACAAACAGAGGCGGTTACAGCGAAGGAATTTACACCTCCTTCAATGCCGCTCTGCATGTGGGAGATGACTGCTTTAAGGTGTTGAAAAACCTTGAAAAGCTTAAAACAGCGTGGGGCATAAGCAGGCTTGTGACCCTCACTCAGGTTCACGGAAATGTTATAAGGGAAGTTACTGCGGAAAACATAGCTGACGTTATGTTCAGCGATGGTGACGGTCTTTTTACCCGTGAGCGGGGCATAGCTCTGGGCATACTCACTGCCGACTGCTGGAACGTGCACCTGATAGGCAGAGGATGTCTCGCCAGTCTCCACTGCGGGTGGAAAAGCGCCGCCGCAGGCATAGTGGAAAATGCCCTGTCTATGTTTGAGGAAGCCGGAGACCGTGTGACAAGGGCTGTTGTCGGTCCCGGAATAAGCACCGCCAACTTTGAAGTCGGCAGCGAGGTTGCGGATATTTTCACATCAGCCGGACACGGCGAAAGCGTGGAGAGCATCTGCGGCAGAATGTGCTTTTCTATAGGCGGAAGCGTTGAAAGAACACTCAGAAATGCAGGCGTGCCTGAAATAACCAGGGTTACTGACTGCACATACTCGTCGGACTATCTCTTCTCATACCGAAGGGACAGCGGCAGAACAGGCAGGATGATCTCCATCCTGATGAGGAAGTAAATTGTTCAGCGAACGAAAAGAAAAAATAATGCGGGAAGCGGAAAAAGCTCTGAAACGTGCCGGAAGGACTGACAGCGTGACGCTTCTTGCGGTGAGTAAGACCTTTCCTGCGGAAAGCATAACTGAGGCATACGAGCAGGGGCAGAGGCTCTTCGGTGAAAACAAGATGCAGGAAGCGCTGGAAAAACATGAGAAACTCAAAAGTTTGAAGGAGCTTGAGCTTCATTTCATCGGACATTTGCAGACTAATAAGGTAAAATATCTTAAAGGTAATTTCAGCCTGATTCACTCTGTGGACAGGATACCGCTTCTTAATGAGATGGAGAAGCACTTCACCCGTGAAGACAGGGTGCAGGATGTGCTGATTCAGGTTAATGTGGCAAACGATCCGGCTAAGTCCGGCGTGGATGCGGCGGAACTGCCCGCTCTGCTTGAGACAGCCTCAAAATGCAGACACATAAGAGTAAAAGGCTTTACCATGATGCCCCCGCTGGTTAACGAGGCGGAAGAGAACAGAATCCACTTCGCCCGCACAAGGGAGCTTATGGAAGAGATGAAAGGCAAATTCGCATCGGAAAATATAGATCTGCAAATCCTCTCCATGGGGATGAGCGATGATTTCACGGTCGCAGTGGAGGAAGGCTCCACGCTGATCCGTATAGGGACAGCCCTTTTCGGCGGGCGCTCCTGAAAGGAGGAAATTGTTTAAATGATTATTATAATTGGTTTTGCTGTAAAATTTCTCATATGTGTTATCCTGCTTCATGCTGCCATGACAACACAGGAACTGCACTTTAACCCGCTGGGTAAGCTTGTCGCTTCCGTGACCAAC is a genomic window of Geovibrio thiophilus containing:
- a CDS encoding YggS family pyridoxal phosphate-dependent enzyme, with translation MFSERKEKIMREAEKALKRAGRTDSVTLLAVSKTFPAESITEAYEQGQRLFGENKMQEALEKHEKLKSLKELELHFIGHLQTNKVKYLKGNFSLIHSVDRIPLLNEMEKHFTREDRVQDVLIQVNVANDPAKSGVDAAELPALLETASKCRHIRVKGFTMMPPLVNEAEENRIHFARTRELMEEMKGKFASENIDLQILSMGMSDDFTVAVEEGSTLIRIGTALFGGRS
- a CDS encoding macro domain-containing protein encodes the protein MLKILVNGVTLGLIKGDITETDTDAIVNAANTNLKLGTGVAGAIKAKGGESIQKECDAIGYCPLGSAVITGGGDLKVKFVIHAVGPRYGIDPAPDKNLYGAVFSSLMTAETKGLTSISLPAISMGINGFPEDEAAGIIIKAITDFAEHSPETLKKIVICLFSDKDLAIFEKAAAKKS
- a CDS encoding PaaI family thioesterase yields the protein MGIRYYLPHSSGCFICGEENTFGVDARFYVEDGCVKADLCIPARFCGFKGVVHGGIVSALLDECMGWSASVFGTKDTLCFTRNLNVKFRKNTPSETPLTLITSFSGKNRMFYESVGCIKDSEGTVYAEGFGQFIAVPADRMDETMNYLRMDPSLTYHPVFIKIYENWKSGQGG
- a CDS encoding polyphenol oxidase family protein codes for the protein MLVAKDGAEYICAVDDSDILQITSTNRGGYSEGIYTSFNAALHVGDDCFKVLKNLEKLKTAWGISRLVTLTQVHGNVIREVTAENIADVMFSDGDGLFTRERGIALGILTADCWNVHLIGRGCLASLHCGWKSAAAGIVENALSMFEEAGDRVTRAVVGPGISTANFEVGSEVADIFTSAGHGESVESICGRMCFSIGGSVERTLRNAGVPEITRVTDCTYSSDYLFSYRRDSGRTGRMISILMRK
- a CDS encoding Bax inhibitor-1/YccA family protein produces the protein MRTSNPMLTDKAFEKAAAAARGERVAASTATYTRGESGGSLGTAATRFDDAMTIRGTVNKTFLLTVILLIAGYIPWNMAVSGNVKYLYPLMIGGIIGGLIVAVVTTFKKEYSAITAPLYAALQGLAVGGISIMFEMRYPGIVLQAVMLTVAVLVALLLAYTSGYIKATENFKLGVVAATGGIMILYLASFILGFFGIQMNFMHDSSPLSIGISIVVVIIAALNLVLDFDFIENGAEAGAPKYMEWYAAFGLMVTLIWLYIEILRLLAKLQDRK
- a CDS encoding MFS transporter, translating into MTRDNKMYFFLFLLTVASIIGLQTWQTLFNNFAVEQAGVNGYQMGVIQSVREIPGFLALLVIYVIRFIPEHKLGAFSIIFLGIGVGLTGFMPTYYGLIFTTIVMSFGFHYYETVNQSLTLQYFTKQETPLVLSRFRSISAACSIIVGVIVMGMLKVFDYKTIYLLVGVFLTAGGVYCLFIDPTKQNMPVQRKSMFMRKKYWLYYVLTFLAGARRQIFVAFSVFLMVEKFGFSAFVIAMLFVVNNAVNYFLNPMIGKAINKFGERGVLSLEYVSLIGVFLAYAYVDNKWIIAVMYILDHIFFNFSVAIRTFFQKIGDSGDIAPTMAIGFTINHIAAVVIPLIGGLLWMLDYRIPFVAGAVLAFVSLVFTQLIDRDLKLKEQA